The Zea mays cultivar B73 chromosome 7, Zm-B73-REFERENCE-NAM-5.0, whole genome shotgun sequence DNA segment CAAACTCGTTGAAGTTATGGATCTGAAGGCTACCCAAGAGTGGTCATCATGCGAAGCAGCAGAGTTCAAGGCACTTTTTGCCGAGCTAAGGAATGAAAAACCATGTGACAGGATGGAGGTGCTTGCAAAGAGGTTCCCTGCAAAGACTGTTCAGCAGCTGAGAGATAAATATGCTGAAGTCTTTGCGGACATGCTTTACAGCGAGATAGATGGTCAACCAAGCAGAGATGATGCAACTAGTGATTTGCATGATTGGTACAGACTTTTAGAAGGAGACGCCCATGACTCAGTTCTGGGACCACCAGTGGAAACATCTTTGTTCCAACCTTCTGAACAAGTGGTATTCAAGGCAGCTGGAGATCAGGAGGTAATTCAAAGGTCACACTGCGAACCATCACGGAAGGAAAGGCAAGCTTGGACTGCCGAGGAACACAGGTTCGTTctttcacacacacacacacaccctcCTTCAATTTTGTTTTATTATGTTCTTGTTCCTTTATATTTTACTTTCCACAACTTATACAGTTATGTGTATCTCTGAATAAGACATGTGGGTAGTAAAGACTTATTTCATGATCTAAAATCCCCAGGCTCGCTTACACGCTTGCACCTAAGTTATGCTTGTACAACGGTCGTTCTCTTTCTTTTTATATATCTGTATGTTGTCAAATGTCAATCGAACATTCGAACAAGCATTTTCAACTAGAAATACGTACTGTGGATATTGTGAATCAGAATTCCACATGAGACTCAGATGGAATCCCTTGTGTTTATAGTCTATGGAATTATAATCTGTAGCGGTCACTTCACATTGTCTGACTAACACAGTAGTTGTCACTCACTCCATTACCTGGTAGAGTGCAGCTTATCAATCTACGTGCAAATGCATGCAGGCAGTTTCTACGTGGTGTACAGCATTTCGGGCGAGGCGAGTGGAAATGGATTTCCAAGTATTTTGTCCCGTCCAGGACACCAGCCCAGTTGGCAAGCCATGCTCAGAAGCATTTCGACAGAATAAAGAAGAACGAGCTGGATGATAGGAGGCAGAGGCACACCATCAATGATGTCAGGCTTGTTATCAATCATCACGATACGAATAATACCTCCTTCTCTCATACTGGACCAGGGAAAGGGAAAACTAATGCATCAGGAATCCCACTGCCAGTCCTAACAGAGAACTTAGCAGGACAGACAACACATTGCAACCATACAATCCAGAGCTTCTCCCAGTGGCAAGGCCCAGTCACCCCGTCACCAAGAGAGCAGTGGAATGGCCTGCTTGCTCAAAGCAGGACAGAGCACCGGACCTGGCCTTGCCACAAGAGACGTCCTGGCGCGACCACCGATCCTAGGAGCAAGAACAACAGAAGAACTGTCCCCGATTTCCTCACCGCTCAAGTCCCGCGAGAAGTTCTGCAGTTTGCGCAAGGAAGTGACAGCACCGCCAACTTGTCGTGTGAGATTGTGCCCATCAAAGGGCGCGATTTAGCCACATCCATACCGCCATTCTGAAGTTTTCAGCGGAAGACCTGTTGCCTGGTAGTGGTAGGGTATGCTTTGAATATGCTCTTCCAGTTCCAGGTGGGTTGGCTTTGGCTAGCAGTGTCAGGCTGAACTTTGATTGCCTGCCTGCCTTCATAATAAAGGAAGTCGTTTGTGGGTTCATCAGCACCTGGCCCATGGTGTAATATTATATTATGGGAAACCAGCTAATGTTTGCTTTTTATATGGTACAAATAATGTTATAAAACTATCTGCTTTTGTTTGTTTGAGATGTCTATTTGACTGTTAGGTCGTTGAATTCTTTTTTATTTAACCGATGGTCTGTTGTTCTTTCTTTTTGGGCTGCTAAGTATCTTATCGTTTTAATCTAGATTCATATGAATGGAGGGGGTTTAGTGGtttaaatccatagcaagtcaaaTTCACTCCTAATACCTTTTAATCATCTTCAACCCCCATAGAATAGGAATAACCCAATAAGGACTAAGCTATGCGGCTTGTGTTGAATCGGGTGGTTGTGATTACCAGCTCTGAGACCTACTAACCTGTAGACTATGCTGCTGCAAGCTGGTATGGATGTTGCTCATTACCACCCCAGACTTGCTACTTTGCTAGGAGAAGAGTATGATTGGTATTCCCTCCATTCTTTTTAGGGTcccttctttttatttgtcgcggtttagtttaaaaataGATTAGCATATGATAAATATTCAAAAACGGAGGTAGTACTGTTTGATAGTTTCAGGGAAGAGCCAACTGACCGGAATACAGCATGTGTAAGATTTCTGCTGTTGCGTATGAAAGTTTGCCTTGCAGTGTAAGTTTTTCCACGTCTTAAACAATCATGAGCTTCAGCACCCCTCCAGGTACAGCATTGTGGCCAGATGGTGCTCGAGTAAGTGTAAGTCCATTCAGTATTTTGTAAGATCTAATGTGTGAGAAGAATGCACTTCTTATGCAACCTTTATTGTCAACAATCCCTTTGAAAGGACCGAAATTAGAAGTGCAATTCTGTGTTATGCTAGTgttcttagggcctgtttggttcgtggctaactgtGTCACATTTTGCCTTTTGTTAGTTGTTcggattgaagaactaaccttaggtaGAAAAGTTAGTTAAAGTGTGACAACTTAGTTatcaaaccaaacatgcccttaatTTTTATTTTTTCCCTGCCATATGGTTGATATTTCCTAAAGGCATTCATCTTTACCATGTAGTATGTGATGTTTTGGACAGCAGGATAGAACCACAAATAAGCCTCGAAACATCATTTAAAGTTGACTGGAGGGAATGTTCATGTTCTGCGGCGATGTCAACTGTCTCATTGCATATATTTTCTTTGGCACTTCTACATTTTCGGGCCAAACTTTCTCTCATTTATTGCAACAgtagtattcatggtttattgcaaGAATTCGTACAATTTTCTCAAACAAAATGCAAAAGCTTATTTGCACGTGATGCTTTAGCCACTAGACAGTCCCAGGGCAGGAAGCCGGACTCGCTGTAGTAACACTACTTCTGGTAGATCTTCACGTCCGGATTGCGCATCGGCTTGAGCCACATGTCAGCCATCACCCTCGACGACATGCTCCACAGCACTTCATTCCCGGCCTTCCCGGACACCGCGGCTCGGTTCTTCCTGCCGGCGGCCTTGCCCAGCCCGTAGGCGACGAGCCAGTGCATCGCCGTAAGCCGCTGCTTCTCGCCGTCCCACATGTTGCGCCGGTCGGGCGACTTCAGCCGCAGGCCTCCGAGGTGCAGGTTCGCTACCTTGAACTTCGGCTCGTCGTCCCTGACGCCGCCGGCACGCACGGCCTGGATGATCACGACTGACGGTGCGCCCACGGCCTCGTACCGGCGCAGGGGATCCCTCAGCTGGACCACCACGAGCAGAGTGACCGCGTCCGCGCTGGCGCAGGCGCTCGCCCACTCCTCTGGTGGCGTGGCGGCGTCCAGAAGGTGCCCCGCCGCCTGTGCCGCATCTGGCGATACCTCGAACGGGGCCTGCTCGTCGCTCATGTCGGCCTGGACCTTGAGCGCTTCCACTGCCATCGACTCGATCTTCGGCAGCGAGAACGCCAGGATCTCGTCGGCAGTCACCGGCGCTTCCTGGGCGTTCCAGATGCCGGTGGCGATCCTTTCCTGGCGCCCGTAGTTCGTCGCCGCGGACATTGTCCGGAGCAACGAGACGGACTCGGCCGCGCTGGAGCTCGCGACGAGATCCTTGCTGCGTGCGCTGATGATCGCGGAGGCCATGCCCTCGAACGCGATCTGCTCGGCTGTCTTGCCAACGACGTCGTCCATGGAGATGAGCGCGCCCAGCTTCGCGCACAGTGCCTCAGACCCGCCCGCGCACAGGCGTTGGAACACCTCGGCGCCACCGCCGGGGGGCTTCTGGTCGCGGAGGATGAACGGCTTGGACAGTTGCATGGCGAGCTTGGGGAGCTCCTTCCGCTCCACCGGGATGTCGAATGGGTTCGTGGCAGCCAGGTAGCCGCCGTCCCGGGTCTGCACGACGGGGCCCAGACCCTTACCGAGGTCGGAGATGTAGCACGTGGCGTCGACGCCAGAGCCGGGCTTCGCTCCGGACTTGAGCGAGGACACCTGTGGAGACGAAGACTTGGCGTTCGCGCCTTTTTCCTCCCCTTGTTCCATCAGCATCAAGAACTCTCTAGTCACTTCCTCCTCATAGGTGTCGAGCACCGCGACCTCGTCGTCCTGCCGCTCCGGCGACTTGGCGCCAGCCTCCAGCACATCACTGTGCATCATATTCTCGAGGGCCTTGATCTGATTGGTGATCGCCTCGAGTTCGTTGAGGCGCCACGTGTGCGCACTGTCGAGCACCACCTCCTTGACCACCTCGTCCCCGGTAGCCGCTGAAGCATCCTCCTCCTCACCCTCCTCCCCGTCCCCGGTTTCTTTCTTGTCCTCAGCCTCTTCTTTCGGTTCATCTTTCTCTTCTTGCACCTCCACGCccttgtcgacgatgtcgaagtcgAACTCCGGGAACTCCGAGTCATCGGCTTTCGCGTCCTCGGGCACGCGCTCCGGCTCTTTCTGTGGCTCCTGCTTGACCTCGGCCACCACCGGGCTAGGCTCATCGAGCTTGAAATCGTCGATTCCTAGCAAGTCCACCGATGGCGCTCCCATGGATGGTATCAGCGCCGGCTCCGAGCGCATCACCTTGGGGCTCGGGATGCTGAACGACGACTTGCTATGTTTCCGTGCAAACAAGGAGGAGGACGAAGAGGAGCTAGTTTTGCCTGAAGCTGCAACGGGCGGTTGGCTGTACAGCCCGACGCCTCCGTCATCCATGATCTGGAACGCCAGCTTGACGACGAGCTCGCCGCCCTTGGCCTTACCGGCTAGTGGGAACGCCATGTGCCACTGCCTGACACGCTCCCCTTGCTGGCTCTTTTCCGAGGACTCCTTCACGAGAAGGCTCAAGTCCACGGCATTCCGGCCCAAGTCGAGCTCCGGCGCCTCCACGGCGACCGCAGACACGAGGAACGGCCGGGGCTCGAACTTGAGTGGCTTACCCGTGGCGCCGCCCCCGCTGCAGTAGAGGTTGCACCGGACGAAGAGCGTCTCCTCGAAGTCGGCCGCACCCTGCTGCACGCGCGACGGCATGGTCTGCACGCCGCCGTCGCGCGTCTCCTTCTTGCGAACGGCCACCGCGAGGCGCAGCCCATTCATGGACGTGGGAAGGCCCTGCGCGGCCACCACCTCCACGGAGAAGAGGCAGCCCATCCGATGCATGCCGATGCGCGACAACGCGCGCATCGGCTTCCATCCCCGAATGCCCTTTTTCTCCCCGACCACGGTCGGCGACGTTGTCACCGCAGCGAAGCTCTGGCTCTTGGACGGCAGCGCCACGCCCGcgtcgtcgtcttcgtcgtcgtcgtcgttcaaGTTATTGTCCAGCTTAGGCCTCGACCGGAACGGCGACATGGACATGCGGCGGGAGAGCGGGCGCGCCGCGGTGCGGACAGCGACAGCGTCAGCGCCGCCTGCATTTTCGTCGACGGCAGAGCGACGGAGCGCGAGCGAGGTGGTGCGGCGCTTGGTGTGCGTCTGGTAGAGCGTGTGGCTGAGTGCGTCGAGCTCACTGAGGATTTGATCATTGGACTTCCCGTCCTCGGCCATGGCGATGCAccagcgctcgacctcaccgaccGCTGGTAGCTTGCTAAGTTCGTCAAGCCAGGAAGCAAGTAAAGCCTGTCGAGTGGATAAGTGAGGGATGGGAGGAGTGGAGACGGTGAAGTGTATGGCGGGATGAGAGGGAGGACGTTGACGGCGCCGTGGTTGGTGACAGTTTTGGAGTGATTCGGAAGGAGCGGATGGAGGAGAAGAGGCGGGCAAACTTGCGGTGTTCATGTGACCGTTGGTTTAGCGCTAAATTGGTCCCGATATATGCTGGATCTGGATGGATAGTTCGAGTCCTTGTGCTGTGAAGACACGTCGGGCACAAACGAGAAATTTGCTgttttgccactctcaaatttggctgcctgttattatgccatcccgtgtctatgactggtgggaccgtctgtgtctatgatttgtgggtccgatggcatactggcgaagcccacaactgataatggcaaaattgccaATGGCTCGGCACAAACAGGTTTTACTACAAGATAATGTGTGGATGATATGTGGCATTCCACGTGGCACGCTGGATTAACTGACGTGATCGCTAATCTAGTTGTGAGAAACTCGTCAGCAGGACCTGACAAATCGTGCCATCCACAGATAATTCAACAGATTTTAGAAATGGAAATGGGATTACCCTTTTTCATCCAGGGTACTCAATGCATTGGCAGCTTTGAAACAGAACAGAACAGAATAACGGCCTCAAAAAAGAAGTGAAAAGTTTTACTTTGGGGGCAGCTTAAGGTCTCATAAATCATACTCCcttcattcttttttatttgtcgcgttttagttaaaaataaactagcgggCGACAGTGATAGTAGTTTAGCTCTATCATCACACTCATTACTAATCCGAATGAAGGACATGGGTTTTTATTGTTTATTACGCCACAAACTTTTTGGCATGGAAACACTAGTTTGAATGAACATAGATAAGGTCGGTACAGACCCACAAAACGAAACTATTAACAGCCCATATACCAGCTATTGCTTGGAATTCTCCTGCTCTTCCTGGCTGCCTTCGCTGCTCGTCCCAACAAACCCCCGCCTCTCATTGGCAGACGCTGTTATGACCGGCATCCAGATATCAGATGTGCTGCTCAGAAGAGACTTCACCTCTGGATCTGAGGCCATGGCAGATGATATCATCTTGTCGACGTTATCAAGCCGCGATGACAGCTTGTCCAACTCTGCAGCTATTTCTAGCTAAAGAAGGCCAAACGGGAGCCGATGAGACAATTCAAATGGTGCATGGTGAAGAGAACAATTATACATGATATAAGAGCATCTGCATTTACCTCGCTGAGATGATTAGCGGGCTGCTCTGGTACCTTAGTGACTTCTAATCCTAATGCTTCAATCTTAGCGCGCAGCTCTACTTCTTCCTGATTGCTCATTGACTCCACCTACATTTGTATAAATCAAATACCCATTGTTCAATAATCAGCCTACAGATACAAGTGCTGCTGTCTTTCTGCTACCATATGTCAGAAAtataaaacagaaaagaaaagttTCCAACTGAACAGACCAGGATTAAGTTTGAAAGACAACGAATGGAAAAAAAATTATGACATGACAGCGGTAGAAAAATAGCACAGCATAGCAACCAATCACTGCTATACCAGAGTAATGCTCTTTACGTATTATATGCAAAAGAACGCAAGCACAATACAGAACCAACAAAACCACCCATTATCGTagaataaagattatgctaatatgTTGGGCCTGTTTAGATGATGCAGTTTTTGAAAACCTTAGAATCACAAAACTGTGGTTTATAAGGGCAAAGAGGCACAAAACTGTAGTTTAGGGAAAAAAGAGGTCATGAGTGGAGTTTCTAAAACTCCAAAAAGGCTACAGTTTTGACAAAATCATGGTTTCAGAGAAACATTGATTTGTTGCATCCAAACACCTAGTAGCTTTTGAAAACCAAAGTATTCTGTAAAACCATAGCATTATTTCTCCAATACCTCAAAAACACTTTGTATCCAAACAGGGCCTTAATGGGTCCAGGTCACTTGGTCAGCATTTCTCACAAGTTTCAACAGACACTTTAGATAGCAAAGGGTTCAATTCTCTGTCTTGTGCATGGTGCCAGTATGGGTGGGACTTTCCTAAGACCAGCTTCCAATACAAAATAGTTCTCTCTAAGGTGCGAATGGACAGTAAGCAAAGGGTTTCTGCTGGCTCCAACAATGTTTGCATGTCCCTAGTTGTTTTCAGCCAGACTGGCTTCAGACATAAACTGACAAGATCAACTCAGCTGGCTCTACCTGACCATTGGGTGAAGCAAGGGTAACAGCACGAGTATGATTCTGATTAATATCTATTTTGTCATGTCACGAGTCACAGGCACAAACAAAATTATGCCTGTCCCTGTTTTGTCTTGTCACAACACAAGCAACATGGACAGATTTGAAAGGATGGTAGGAAAAGATGATTGTTTAAGAACTACAAGGAGTTGTAAAAACACAAGGAATTACACGCAGAGAAGTCCAGCAGTAACCGGATGGGCATGCATTAACAGATTCATGCTGGCATGCCCCTTGAGCTAATGCATTAGAGGTGCTACCTACCACCACGTCTAATTAGTTTACAGTATTTACAAGGGACTGAGATGACCATATGAGATGCATCCATTCCATTATTCGAGGCTAATTTGGATGCAGAAGTTACTGATTAATGATGACACCGCCAGTAGTTTGATCTTTTATGCTCTAATCGAGATCCAGGAAACAAAAACTGTGGGACGACGAAACGCAGCAACGCTCCGAGTCGGAGAAATTAGTGCGGCCGCACCCGCCCGGCAATTCTCCCCAAATCGGCGGCCATGGAAGAACCGAATCGATTGGAAGATCGGGACCGCAGAGGCACAGCTGCGTACCTGCTGGAGAAGATCGCTGAGGAGCTGGAACAGCGGCACGTCCGGCTTGGACCCCTCCGCCATCGAGTTTCGCCTGTGTCTGTGCTCGAAACCTTGGATTTGTCTGAGGAATTCGCGCTCTGCTGTTGCCCTTCCGTTTCTCCCCCGATCCGACCGCTGGTGTTGCTGTGCGGCGGTTGGGAATTTGCCGGGGGACTGGATCGGCAGGGAGTTGTGGCACCCGTGATCGTGATTCGTTCGTGAAGACGGAGAAAGGTGCGTGAGCGGATTAGGCCCGAGTTCTCGTTGGGCTTCCCATGGCTGAGAGCCCTTTCCGAGACGGACAGTTCGAGGCCCATGATGTTTTTAGTGAGTTGGTCTGGTCGCGCGAATGAAGGACAGTGCAtggctagagatggcaatgggtaaaaacccgctgggtattacgtgcccaaacccatacccgcgaagaaaaaatacgcccgctaaaaaacccatacccatgacgggtatgaaattttgcccaaacccatacccatgcgggtttcgggtacccaacgggtttctcatacccactaacatcaacataaaaaataattcatcatgtaaatgacaatcaatacattaataagctagcataaaaggaacaagtgataactaattttagcctaaaatttattacatgaagtttatttcaattagaacatatttaattaataatattatgagacatatttataaggaatgttgattttaaggcgggttttaaaaaTCCATGGGTTTGCaggtatgggtagtggaagaacgAACCCGTAcccacgtacccgttgggtttccatttgaacccattaacaaactcatgggtagagaaattgacccaaacccataccctaatagagcaaaaacccaccgggtttcgggtagcgggtacccattgccatctctatgcaTGACCCAGGTTTATAGGTTATCTGACGAGAGTTCGAGACTGACACGATGCATCCCGCATAGCCTGCCGCGTGGCGCACGTACTAACTGCGGCCCATGCAGCCCTACCCCTCTCTAAATCCAAGGGTACGTTTGGTTCCGGGATATCGAGGACAGGGACGTCCTCTGGCGTcctctctcgtccctccaattttAAGAGATAACTGGAGACAACTAGGGACAATATTAAAATAGTCATGTCTCAATTCTTGATCCtgaaccaaacaacctta contains these protein-coding regions:
- the LOC100275421 gene encoding Protein PLASTID MOVEMENT IMPAIRED 1, which codes for MAEDGKSNDQILSELDALSHTLYQTHTKRRTTSLALRRSAVDENAGGADAVAVRTAARPLSRRMSMSPFRSRPKLDNNLNDDDDEDDDAGVALPSKSQSFAAVTTSPTVVGEKKGIRGWKPMRALSRIGMHRMGCLFSVEVVAAQGLPTSMNGLRLAVAVRKKETRDGGVQTMPSRVQQGAADFEETLFVRCNLYCSGGGATGKPLKFEPRPFLVSAVAVEAPELDLGRNAVDLSLLVKESSEKSQQGERVRQWHMAFPLAGKAKGGELVVKLAFQIMDDGGVGLYSQPPVAASGKTSSSSSSSLFARKHSKSSFSIPSPKVMRSEPALIPSMGAPSVDLLGIDDFKLDEPSPVVAEVKQEPQKEPERVPEDAKADDSEFPEFDFDIVDKGVEVQEEKDEPKEEAEDKKETGDGEEGEEEDASAATGDEVVKEVVLDSAHTWRLNELEAITNQIKALENMMHSDVLEAGAKSPERQDDEVAVLDTYEEEVTREFLMLMEQGEEKGANAKSSSPQVSSLKSGAKPGSGVDATCYISDLGKGLGPVVQTRDGGYLAATNPFDIPVERKELPKLAMQLSKPFILRDQKPPGGGAEVFQRLCAGGSEALCAKLGALISMDDVVGKTAEQIAFEGMASAIISARSKDLVASSSAAESVSLLRTMSAATNYGRQERIATGIWNAQEAPVTADEILAFSLPKIESMAVEALKVQADMSDEQAPFEVSPDAAQAAGHLLDAATPPEEWASACASADAVTLLVVVQLRDPLRRYEAVGAPSVVIIQAVRAGGVRDDEPKFKVANLHLGGLRLKSPDRRNMWDGEKQRLTAMHWLVAYGLGKAAGRKNRAAVSGKAGNEVLWSMSSRVMADMWLKPMRNPDVKIYQK
- the LOC100276931 gene encoding uncharacterized protein LOC100276931, translating into MAEGSKPDVPLFQLLSDLLQQVESMSNQEEVELRAKIEALGLEVTKVPEQPANHLSELEIAAELDKLSSRLDNVDKMISSAMASDPEVKSLLSSTSDIWMPVITASANERRGFVGTSSEGSQEEQENSKQ